A window from Flavobacterium gyeonganense encodes these proteins:
- a CDS encoding DUF3826 domain-containing protein has product MTSIKKLGILFLFFAFCKLSAQQYADPEYVKVTNERAAKIVEKLALNDKQKETAVTNIIAQQFRDLSKIQDERDAAVKKVKEDSGLTKEKQNEKIDKLKADADKSIDKLHKAYLKKLKTQLNEAKITEVKDGMTYGVLPITVTAYNDMIPTLTEAQKKYIYDALVEAREHAMDGGSSKEKHAWFGKYKGRINNYLSKEGYDLTKEREGWNKRIAEKEKNKKKE; this is encoded by the coding sequence ATGACATCAATTAAGAAATTAGGGATATTGTTCTTGTTTTTTGCCTTTTGTAAATTAAGTGCACAACAATATGCAGACCCGGAATATGTAAAGGTTACCAATGAAAGAGCGGCTAAGATTGTTGAGAAATTAGCCTTAAATGACAAACAAAAAGAAACAGCTGTAACCAATATCATTGCACAGCAATTTCGTGATTTAAGCAAAATCCAGGATGAAAGAGATGCTGCAGTTAAAAAAGTAAAAGAAGATAGTGGTTTAACTAAAGAAAAACAAAACGAGAAGATTGATAAACTAAAAGCCGATGCAGATAAATCAATTGATAAACTGCACAAAGCTTATCTTAAAAAATTAAAAACACAGTTAAACGAAGCAAAAATTACTGAGGTAAAAGACGGAATGACTTATGGCGTGCTTCCCATTACGGTAACAGCATATAACGATATGATTCCTACTTTGACAGAAGCTCAAAAAAAATACATTTACGATGCTTTGGTTGAAGCAAGGGAACACGCCATGGATGGTGGTTCATCTAAAGAAAAGCATGCCTGGTTTGGTAAATATAAAGGAAGAATCAACAATTATTTGTCTAAAGAAGGATATGATTTAACCAAAGAGAGAGAAGGCTGGAATAAACGTATTGCAGAAAAAGAAAAGAATAAAAAGAAGGAATAG
- a CDS encoding DUF6298 domain-containing protein codes for MNFIQFKNIILTKQDLLVLSCFVIFFSANISMAQNTFPDITKSKEGKLVRTADAKGNQIPDFSYAGYKASSVAIPAVAIKIFVPHIDGDATKTIQTAIEYVAKLKADATGFKGAILLDKGIFKVSGEINIKDSGIVLRGSGSGNNGTVLLGTTINRKAIVNISGINNRVFKETTEIAVNYTPLGATLLTLKNAGAFKKGDNIVINTPITKNWIELLGTADFGGESGWIGWKADDFVIRADREITNVQGNKITIDAPLTNALDEELSKSTIVNYTWSGRINNIGVENLTLKSEYDTTNPKDEQHRWTGISVENAEDVWVRQVNFEQFAGGAVSVLKTAKRITVEDCLSLNPISEIASFRRNTFYTEGQQTLFQRCYSEFGYNDFVVGGYATAGPNVFLQCESHLSYSFSGSVGSWATGILFDVSLIDGNAISFKNKEQDGRGLGWNVANSVIWETSASKIENYSPPTANNWAFGVWAQWAGNGHWKDVNNHISPRSLFYALLEQRLGKLPMEAQIMDLGTEPSSSPTIEQATALTAEAYKLNETLKEFITKASARNPIAIDYAKAKHIDEVKANTVTNTNTDKITLTNGLLTTSKGVITGEVVDVPWWRGSLRESEIAKSRPHITRFVPGHYGVGYTDNLEETVNYLVENNKSAIDHNYGLWYEQRMADHERIRRIDADVWAPFYEQPFDRSGQGIAWDHLSKYDLTRYNAWYWNRLKTFAELAGQKNKILINEAYFQHNILEAGAHWASSPWRPANNINTTGLPEPPPYAGDKRIFLAEQFYDVKNADIRKLHVAFIEKNLENFKDNANVLQLTSAEYTGPLSFMQFWIDVIANYEKTHTNESKIVLSATKDVQDAILNDSERAKTVDVIDIRYWYYREDGTLYAPEGGKNLAPRQHARKIKTGKETDDQVYRAVREYREKYPEKAVLYSTMGAPRFGWPALMAGASLANVPKIELSAFHSALAGMKFAEGTTFSDKLWKLENKGNAYLFYLKNDQDVSIDLSNYKGTFEVYTINASNGSIAKKANINGGKQVVIPQSEIKEKVLFVVKKS; via the coding sequence ATGAATTTTATCCAATTCAAAAATATAATACTAACAAAACAGGATTTACTCGTTTTATCCTGTTTTGTTATTTTCTTTAGTGCCAATATCAGCATGGCACAAAACACATTTCCTGATATTACAAAATCCAAAGAAGGAAAACTTGTACGTACCGCTGATGCAAAAGGCAATCAGATTCCTGACTTTTCGTATGCCGGATATAAAGCCTCATCTGTAGCAATTCCTGCTGTAGCCATTAAAATTTTTGTACCGCACATCGATGGAGACGCCACAAAAACAATTCAGACAGCGATAGAATATGTTGCCAAATTGAAAGCCGATGCAACTGGTTTCAAAGGAGCGATACTTTTAGACAAAGGAATCTTCAAAGTATCGGGCGAAATCAATATTAAAGACAGTGGAATTGTACTAAGAGGAAGCGGTTCAGGAAATAACGGAACGGTACTTTTAGGAACCACAATCAATAGAAAAGCCATTGTCAATATCAGTGGAATTAACAACCGTGTTTTTAAGGAAACTACAGAAATAGCTGTTAATTATACGCCACTTGGAGCAACTCTTTTAACATTAAAAAATGCCGGTGCCTTTAAAAAAGGAGATAACATCGTAATCAATACACCCATCACAAAAAATTGGATTGAACTTTTAGGAACTGCCGATTTTGGTGGAGAAAGCGGATGGATTGGCTGGAAAGCCGATGATTTCGTTATTCGTGCAGATAGGGAAATTACAAATGTTCAGGGAAATAAAATTACGATTGATGCGCCTTTAACGAATGCTTTAGACGAAGAACTATCCAAATCAACAATAGTCAATTACACTTGGTCAGGCCGAATTAACAATATAGGTGTAGAAAACCTGACTTTGAAATCAGAATATGACACAACAAATCCCAAAGATGAACAGCACCGATGGACAGGAATTTCTGTTGAAAATGCTGAAGATGTTTGGGTACGTCAAGTCAATTTTGAACAATTTGCAGGCGGAGCCGTTTCGGTTTTAAAAACAGCCAAAAGAATTACAGTTGAAGATTGTCTGTCATTGAATCCAATTTCGGAAATCGCATCTTTTAGAAGGAATACTTTTTATACAGAAGGACAACAAACGCTATTTCAGCGTTGTTATTCAGAATTTGGATATAATGATTTTGTAGTGGGAGGTTACGCTACAGCAGGACCGAATGTTTTTTTACAATGCGAATCCCATCTGTCATACAGTTTCAGCGGATCTGTTGGAAGCTGGGCAACCGGAATTCTTTTTGATGTTTCACTGATTGACGGAAACGCCATCAGTTTCAAAAACAAAGAACAAGACGGAAGAGGTTTAGGCTGGAATGTAGCTAATAGCGTCATCTGGGAAACATCGGCATCCAAAATAGAAAATTACAGTCCGCCAACAGCCAACAACTGGGCATTTGGAGTCTGGGCTCAGTGGGCAGGAAACGGACACTGGAAAGATGTGAACAATCACATCAGCCCAAGAAGTTTATTTTATGCTTTGCTGGAACAGCGTCTGGGGAAATTACCAATGGAGGCTCAAATTATGGACTTAGGTACAGAACCTTCTTCAAGTCCAACAATTGAACAAGCTACAGCCTTAACAGCCGAAGCTTATAAATTAAATGAAACCTTAAAAGAATTTATTACTAAAGCATCAGCAAGAAATCCAATTGCGATTGATTATGCCAAAGCAAAACATATTGATGAAGTAAAAGCCAATACAGTTACGAATACAAACACTGATAAAATTACTTTAACAAATGGATTATTAACCACTTCAAAAGGAGTAATCACCGGAGAAGTTGTTGACGTACCGTGGTGGAGAGGTAGTTTGCGCGAATCGGAGATTGCCAAATCAAGACCGCATATTACCCGATTTGTTCCGGGACATTACGGAGTTGGATATACCGATAATTTAGAGGAAACCGTAAATTATTTAGTCGAAAACAATAAATCGGCAATTGATCATAATTATGGATTGTGGTACGAACAAAGAATGGCCGACCACGAACGCATCCGAAGAATAGACGCCGATGTTTGGGCGCCATTTTACGAACAGCCTTTCGACAGAAGCGGACAGGGAATTGCCTGGGACCATTTGAGCAAATACGATTTGACCCGATACAATGCCTGGTATTGGAACCGATTGAAAACTTTTGCAGAATTAGCAGGCCAAAAAAATAAGATTTTAATTAACGAAGCCTATTTTCAGCATAATATTTTAGAAGCCGGAGCGCATTGGGCAAGTTCCCCTTGGCGTCCAGCCAATAATATCAATACAACCGGATTGCCTGAACCACCTCCTTATGCAGGCGACAAAAGGATTTTTCTTGCCGAGCAGTTTTATGATGTAAAAAATGCCGACATCCGTAAATTACACGTAGCCTTTATCGAAAAAAATCTGGAAAATTTTAAAGATAACGCTAACGTTCTGCAACTCACAAGTGCCGAATATACAGGTCCTTTAAGCTTTATGCAATTTTGGATTGATGTGATTGCAAACTACGAAAAGACTCATACCAACGAATCAAAAATTGTATTGAGTGCCACAAAAGATGTTCAGGACGCAATCTTAAATGACAGCGAAAGAGCCAAAACCGTTGATGTTATTGATATCAGATATTGGTATTACAGAGAAGACGGAACACTATATGCTCCCGAAGGTGGAAAAAACCTCGCACCACGCCAGCACGCACGTAAAATCAAAACCGGAAAAGAAACAGACGATCAGGTATATCGAGCCGTTCGCGAATACCGTGAAAAATATCCTGAAAAAGCAGTCTTGTACTCCACAATGGGAGCACCACGATTTGGATGGCCGGCATTAATGGCCGGAGCTTCATTAGCAAATGTTCCAAAAATTGAACTTTCTGCCTTTCATTCTGCCCTTGCTGGTATGAAGTTTGCAGAAGGAACTACTTTCTCAGATAAGCTCTGGAAGCTGGAAAATAAAGGGAATGCCTATCTTTTTTATCTGAAAAACGATCAGGATGTTTCAATCGATTTATCCAATTACAAAGGAACTTTCGAAGTATATACAATCAATGCTTCCAATGGAAGTATCGCTAAAAAAGCAAATATTAACGGAGGAAAACAAGTCGTAATTCCGCAATCAGAAATTAAAGAAAAAGTTTTATTCGTAGTGAAGAAAAGTTAG
- a CDS encoding polysaccharide lyase: MQNNFQKTVLRTIMVASFCSVFSSAYAQYPDIPKPLQEKTDAMMKEESERLDQIWKANEHIIKAEALQGRPYVPWASLPTDLVHADIPAFPGAMGGGAQTPGGRGGKIFVVTSLEDSGKGTFREALEAVGARTVVFNVSGIIRLKKPITVRAPYITIAGQTAPGDGICVAGESVLLDTHDIIIRYMRFRRGETEVTRRDDALGGNVIGNVIIDHCSMSWGLDENISLYRHQFQANEKSKLEKLPAVNVTIQNTISSEGLDTYNHAFGSTIGGLNSMFIRNLWADNISRNASVGMYGSFNFVNNVVFNWWNRTLDGGDYRSQYNIVNNYFKPGPITPTDQPIRYRIIKPESGYISPKQFGKAFVDGNFIVGSPEVTADNWNGGVQLEDQSAEAIKDFLAQIKQNKPFPMPPISIMKAEQAYDFVLENVGATLPKRDAVDERVIKQVRTGKIEVKDGLENTIGKEYIKRRLPADSYKKGIITHPNQVGGYPEYKGKAYKDSDNDGIPDAWEKKFGLDPKDASDANKDSNGDGYTNIEKYFNGIDPKGKTDWTKTENNKDTLSKVLLQ, encoded by the coding sequence ATGCAAAACAATTTCCAAAAGACCGTCCTTAGAACAATCATGGTAGCTTCCTTTTGTTCCGTTTTTTCATCAGCGTACGCTCAGTATCCTGATATTCCAAAACCGCTTCAGGAAAAAACTGATGCCATGATGAAGGAAGAAAGTGAGCGTTTGGATCAGATTTGGAAAGCCAATGAACACATCATCAAAGCCGAAGCCTTACAAGGGCGTCCTTATGTGCCTTGGGCATCCTTGCCAACCGATTTGGTTCATGCCGATATTCCTGCTTTTCCAGGTGCAATGGGTGGCGGAGCTCAGACACCAGGCGGACGTGGGGGTAAAATATTTGTTGTCACAAGTTTAGAAGATAGCGGAAAAGGAACTTTTCGTGAAGCGCTCGAAGCTGTTGGAGCCCGTACGGTAGTGTTTAATGTTTCCGGAATCATTCGCCTTAAAAAACCAATTACCGTTCGTGCGCCTTACATCACGATTGCGGGGCAAACTGCTCCGGGTGACGGAATTTGTGTTGCGGGAGAATCAGTTTTATTGGATACACACGATATTATCATCCGTTATATGCGTTTTCGCCGTGGAGAAACCGAAGTAACTCGTCGTGACGATGCTTTGGGAGGAAACGTAATCGGAAATGTAATTATTGACCACTGCTCAATGAGCTGGGGATTAGACGAAAATATTTCGCTATACCGTCATCAGTTTCAGGCCAATGAAAAATCAAAATTAGAAAAACTGCCAGCTGTTAATGTCACCATTCAGAATACCATTTCATCAGAAGGTCTGGATACTTACAATCATGCTTTCGGTAGCACTATAGGTGGTTTAAATAGTATGTTTATCCGCAATTTATGGGCTGATAATATTTCGAGAAATGCATCGGTTGGAATGTATGGAAGTTTTAACTTTGTGAATAATGTGGTTTTCAACTGGTGGAACCGTACCCTTGATGGTGGTGATTACCGTTCGCAATACAACATTGTCAATAATTATTTCAAACCAGGACCTATCACGCCTACTGATCAGCCGATTCGCTACCGGATTATCAAACCCGAATCAGGTTATATCAGTCCAAAACAGTTCGGAAAAGCTTTTGTTGATGGGAACTTTATTGTAGGTTCACCTGAAGTAACAGCTGATAACTGGAACGGAGGAGTGCAATTGGAAGATCAATCAGCAGAAGCAATCAAAGACTTTTTGGCACAAATTAAACAGAATAAACCTTTTCCAATGCCACCAATTTCTATTATGAAAGCGGAGCAGGCTTATGATTTTGTTTTGGAAAATGTAGGTGCAACTCTGCCTAAACGTGATGCAGTTGACGAAAGAGTTATCAAACAAGTTCGTACCGGAAAAATTGAAGTAAAAGATGGTCTGGAAAATACAATAGGCAAAGAGTACATAAAAAGAAGATTACCTGCCGATTCATACAAAAAAGGAATCATCACCCATCCAAATCAGGTAGGAGGATACCCGGAATACAAAGGAAAAGCCTATAAGGATTCTGATAATGACGGAATTCCAGATGCCTGGGAAAAGAAATTTGGACTGGATCCAAAAGATGCTTCCGATGCGAACAAAGATTCAAACGGTGACGGTTATACCAATATTGAAAAATATTTTAACGGTATAGATCCAAAAGGAAAAACAGATTGGACAAAAACAGAAAATAATAAGGATACTTTATCGAAAGTTTTACTGCAGTAA